A portion of the Acidobacteriaceae bacterium genome contains these proteins:
- a CDS encoding CBS domain-containing protein yields the protein MSEMQTIPTSVSTLVGMRVVDSDGKNCGKIHEFAVKVDRDGAHVEGLILDRKRKGLRERVIVSVNDIVVPRLNDRVLRTEIDPSEHPNMQEYLLLERDLLDQQIIDVDGRKVVRVNDVNLVWEKLGRGNRKAVGLRIEEVEVGIRGAVRRLLKGLPPESVEKLVARIPARVIPWTCVDLIERDPARRVRLKIGQERLSALHPSDIAAILEELAPAEREAVFTSLPEETAAEALEEIDPKMQKELLSGMDSEHAAEIIEEMDPGAAADLLSELSDEETEAILEELEPDERHDLEELLEFSADSAAGQMTTDFVSAPAGASVAEAVELLREFEGDPDTITEIYLLDEQEKLAGVVTLPRLLLAKPDASLKELSEIHNTSCGLQANHDEVAALFDKYNLRSLPVTDHRGRVAGAIHAEQVIAQLREG from the coding sequence ATGTCCGAGATGCAGACCATTCCGACCAGCGTGTCCACCCTTGTGGGTATGCGCGTGGTCGACTCCGATGGCAAGAACTGTGGCAAGATCCACGAGTTCGCCGTCAAAGTCGACCGCGACGGCGCGCATGTGGAAGGTCTGATCCTTGATCGCAAACGCAAAGGTTTGCGGGAGCGAGTCATCGTGTCGGTCAACGACATCGTCGTTCCGCGGCTGAACGATCGCGTGCTGCGCACCGAAATCGACCCCTCTGAGCACCCGAATATGCAGGAGTATCTGCTGCTCGAGCGCGACCTGCTGGACCAGCAGATCATCGACGTCGACGGCCGCAAGGTCGTGCGCGTAAACGATGTCAACCTGGTCTGGGAGAAGCTTGGCCGCGGCAACCGCAAGGCCGTTGGCCTCCGAATTGAGGAAGTCGAAGTCGGCATTCGCGGAGCGGTTCGCCGCTTGCTGAAAGGCCTGCCTCCAGAGTCTGTCGAGAAGCTTGTCGCCAGGATTCCGGCACGCGTAATCCCTTGGACATGCGTCGATTTGATCGAGCGCGACCCAGCTCGCCGAGTACGCCTGAAGATCGGGCAGGAGCGGTTGTCCGCCCTCCATCCTTCGGACATCGCCGCCATTCTCGAAGAACTCGCCCCAGCGGAGCGCGAGGCTGTATTTACGTCCTTGCCGGAAGAGACCGCCGCAGAGGCGCTGGAAGAGATCGATCCGAAGATGCAGAAGGAACTGCTCTCGGGAATGGATTCGGAGCACGCTGCCGAGATCATCGAAGAGATGGACCCCGGTGCCGCCGCCGATCTTCTCAGCGAGCTGAGCGATGAAGAAACGGAAGCCATCCTCGAAGAGCTTGAGCCCGACGAGCGCCATGACCTGGAAGAGTTGTTGGAGTTCTCTGCGGACTCCGCCGCAGGGCAGATGACGACGGACTTTGTCAGCGCACCGGCCGGTGCTTCCGTCGCCGAAGCGGTCGAGTTGCTGCGCGAGTTTGAAGGCGACCCGGACACGATCACTGAAATCTATCTGCTGGACGAGCAGGAAAAGCTGGCCGGCGTCGTCACGCTGCCGCGACTGCTGCTCGCCAAGCCGGATGCCTCGCTCAAGGAGTTGAGCGAGATTCACAACACAAGCTGCGGCCTGCAGGCCAATCATGACGAAGTCGCCGCGCTTTTTGACAAGTACAACCTGCGTTCACTGCCGGTGACGGATCACCGTGGCCGTGTTGCAGGCGCGATCCATGCCGAGCAGGTGATCGCACAGCTTCGCGAAGGATAA
- a CDS encoding TPM domain-containing protein: MQGEQVDKLPAPTGYVSDFAGVLDASSQQQMESLCAEVDKTAHAQIAVVTVHTLDGVPIEDYAVQLEEKWKVGAKGTDRGLLMLFAIDDHKQRMEVGYGLEGILNDAKAGDILRSMRPQLREADYGPAIYGGLQQVANIIAADAGVKLAPQDDVPVSQPRRHARGNVNTFGHILFFVILLIFIFGFGRGGGGGGRGGGGGGLGWFLLGNLLGSAGSRDRGGWGGGGGGWSGGGGSGGGFGGFGGGSSGGGGASSGW, from the coding sequence ATGCAAGGCGAACAGGTAGATAAGCTGCCCGCTCCGACCGGCTACGTCAGCGACTTTGCCGGAGTTCTGGACGCGTCCTCTCAGCAACAGATGGAGAGCCTGTGCGCCGAGGTCGATAAGACCGCTCACGCACAGATCGCCGTGGTGACCGTCCATACGCTCGACGGCGTTCCGATTGAGGATTACGCCGTTCAGTTGGAAGAAAAGTGGAAGGTCGGGGCCAAGGGCACAGACCGCGGCTTGCTGATGTTGTTTGCGATCGACGATCACAAGCAGCGGATGGAAGTCGGCTACGGGCTCGAAGGTATCTTGAACGATGCCAAGGCTGGCGACATCCTGCGCTCCATGCGTCCGCAACTTCGCGAGGCCGATTACGGCCCGGCAATCTACGGCGGGCTGCAGCAGGTGGCGAATATTATCGCGGCGGATGCAGGTGTTAAGCTTGCACCGCAGGATGACGTACCCGTCTCTCAGCCCCGGCGTCACGCACGCGGCAACGTCAACACCTTCGGCCACATCCTCTTCTTCGTCATTCTGCTGATCTTTATCTTCGGCTTTGGCCGAGGCGGCGGTGGTGGTGGTCGTGGCGGCGGTGGCGGCGGGTTAGGATGGTTTCTCCTCGGTAATCTTCTCGGCTCTGCAGGTTCGCGTGATCGCGGCGGCTGGGGCGGTGGTGGAGGAGGCTGGAGCGGCGGCGGCGGTTCCGGCGGGGGCTTCGGAGGATTCGGCGGCGGAAGTTCAGGCGGCGGCGGAGCCAGCAGCGGCTGGTAA
- a CDS encoding Nramp family divalent metal transporter has product MDHLRRWRTSIFLVLAVLGPGFITANVDNDAGGIYTYALAGAKFGYGLLWTMIPMAIMLTFAQEISARMGVTTGKGLSELIREQFGLRTTATLMCGLVLCNLGDVMSEFAGVASSGELFHVSKFISVPLVAFAVWALVVFWEYKTLEKIFVGLSFLYVAYIVTAALAHPNWSFAMKETLRLPRLHDLKGSSYLYLSVGMIGATVAPWQQFYLQASVVDKGAGKSKLRYAQLDAVVGSIFSVVVAAFIVIACAATLFSAGHHEIVDAADAAQSLRPLGGSYAFSLFAFGLLNASIFAASILPLSTAYTVCEALGFESGLSKKFREAPAFYWLYTALLVIGALLILLPGIPLVKIAVLSQVLNGVLLPFVLIFMLILVNKRSLMGNKTNSRTYNVVAWSLTGLAIILTVSMLGMQFFGGGS; this is encoded by the coding sequence ATGGACCACCTGCGCCGCTGGCGCACCAGCATCTTTCTGGTTCTTGCCGTGCTTGGCCCCGGCTTCATTACCGCCAATGTAGACAACGACGCAGGCGGCATTTACACCTACGCGCTCGCTGGCGCGAAGTTCGGCTACGGCCTCCTGTGGACGATGATCCCCATGGCGATCATGCTTACCTTCGCGCAGGAAATCTCCGCGCGCATGGGCGTCACCACCGGCAAGGGGCTCAGCGAACTCATCCGTGAGCAGTTTGGTCTGCGCACAACAGCCACCCTGATGTGCGGCCTCGTCCTCTGCAACCTCGGCGACGTCATGAGCGAGTTCGCCGGCGTCGCCTCCAGCGGTGAACTCTTCCACGTCAGCAAGTTCATCTCCGTCCCTCTGGTTGCGTTCGCCGTCTGGGCGCTGGTCGTCTTCTGGGAGTACAAGACGCTCGAGAAGATCTTCGTCGGCCTCTCTTTCCTTTACGTCGCCTACATCGTGACCGCGGCCCTGGCTCATCCGAACTGGAGCTTCGCCATGAAGGAGACGCTCCGCCTGCCGCGCCTGCATGACCTCAAAGGAAGCTCGTACCTCTACCTCTCGGTCGGCATGATCGGCGCAACCGTCGCTCCCTGGCAGCAGTTTTATCTGCAGGCATCGGTTGTGGACAAGGGCGCGGGAAAGTCGAAGCTACGCTACGCCCAGCTGGATGCCGTCGTAGGTTCGATCTTCTCCGTAGTCGTGGCCGCGTTCATCGTCATCGCCTGCGCCGCAACGCTCTTCTCTGCGGGCCATCACGAGATCGTCGACGCCGCCGATGCGGCACAGTCCCTGCGCCCCCTCGGTGGCAGCTACGCCTTCTCGCTCTTTGCCTTTGGACTGTTGAACGCTTCGATCTTCGCAGCCTCCATCCTTCCGCTTTCGACGGCGTACACCGTCTGCGAAGCGCTAGGCTTTGAGTCTGGCCTCAGCAAGAAGTTCCGCGAAGCGCCTGCCTTCTACTGGCTCTACACGGCGCTGCTTGTCATCGGTGCGCTGCTCATTCTGCTGCCGGGCATCCCGTTGGTGAAGATCGCGGTGCTGTCTCAGGTGCTGAATGGCGTACTGTTGCCGTTCGTGTTGATCTTCATGCTTATCCTGGTGAACAAGCGCTCCCTGATGGGCAACAAGACGAACTCGCGCA
- a CDS encoding glycosyltransferase, giving the protein MPGATTGSALKILYVAGLSPNDSSLYRVWALERLGHTVVSLNTYPYEPKWSLLRKVWFRAQLGPWVTRLNRDILALARAEKPDIVWADKVLSMQPETLKKLHAMGIVTVSYMIDNAFGPRRDPGWRLYRKCIPYYDLHATQRDQNVLDYKACGARDVIKIQTAYEPSIHFASPTPVTDAERTRGVSFVGTPYDQRAAFLTRLWRERGFPVVVSGDNTWTHKLDPEAAAAIYTGGELYQQGYREAMWHSKINLSFLTHSNQDEFVHKSFEITGCGGFLLAERSPGHSARFVEDEEAVFFSDFDECAEKIARYLPDEAARNRIAAAGHARALRDGYSNDAQVEKILAHVTPLLSR; this is encoded by the coding sequence ATGCCGGGAGCTACAACGGGGAGTGCCTTGAAGATTCTCTACGTCGCGGGACTTTCTCCGAACGACTCATCTTTGTATCGCGTATGGGCTTTGGAGCGGTTGGGGCATACTGTCGTCTCGCTCAATACATATCCCTATGAGCCAAAGTGGTCGCTGCTGCGCAAGGTGTGGTTTCGTGCGCAGCTCGGACCTTGGGTTACGCGTTTGAATCGTGACATCCTGGCGTTGGCACGTGCCGAGAAACCAGACATCGTGTGGGCGGACAAAGTACTCTCCATGCAGCCGGAGACGCTGAAGAAGCTGCATGCGATGGGCATCGTCACCGTGTCGTACATGATCGACAACGCCTTTGGCCCCCGCCGGGACCCGGGCTGGCGGCTCTACAGAAAATGCATCCCGTACTACGATCTCCACGCCACGCAGCGCGACCAGAATGTGCTGGATTACAAGGCGTGCGGAGCTCGCGATGTGATCAAGATCCAGACCGCCTATGAGCCGAGCATCCACTTTGCTTCGCCCACTCCGGTCACGGACGCCGAGCGTACGCGCGGTGTCTCGTTCGTGGGCACCCCCTACGATCAGCGTGCAGCGTTCCTTACCCGCCTCTGGCGCGAACGCGGTTTCCCTGTGGTGGTCTCCGGCGACAACACCTGGACGCACAAACTCGATCCTGAGGCGGCCGCAGCGATCTACACTGGCGGCGAACTCTATCAGCAGGGCTATCGCGAGGCCATGTGGCACTCGAAGATCAACCTGAGCTTTCTCACTCACTCCAATCAGGATGAGTTCGTGCACAAGAGCTTCGAGATCACCGGTTGCGGTGGTTTCCTGCTCGCCGAGCGTTCTCCCGGCCACAGCGCGCGCTTTGTCGAGGACGAAGAAGCTGTCTTCTTCTCGGACTTCGACGAGTGCGCAGAGAAGATCGCCCGCTATCTGCCCGACGAAGCTGCTCGCAACCGCATCGCGGCTGCAGGACACGCACGGGCTCTTCGGGACGGCTACAGCAACGACGCGCAGGTGGAAAAGATTCTTGCTCACGTCACACCACTGCTAAGCCGCTGA
- a CDS encoding LemA family protein: MKKGLIAVVVLVVLVLLIGGSAVTSRNHMVQLNEQVNQTYSEVDVQQQRRLDLIPNLVASVKGYVKEEETVLTNIANARAAVVAASSDRASSITANQRLDVALSPLLRLQESYPDLKGNEQFIRLEDELAGTENRIAVARRRYNMDLQNYNTYVQEIPNSIWAGSKFPVKDQYFKGNPQNNVAPSVNFDK, from the coding sequence GTGAAGAAGGGTCTTATCGCAGTTGTAGTACTTGTTGTGCTGGTGCTGCTCATTGGTGGCAGCGCAGTCACTTCGCGAAACCACATGGTGCAGCTCAACGAACAGGTGAACCAGACGTACTCCGAAGTAGACGTGCAGCAGCAGCGCCGTCTTGACCTGATTCCGAACCTCGTTGCCAGCGTCAAGGGCTACGTGAAGGAAGAGGAAACGGTGTTGACCAACATCGCGAACGCACGCGCTGCTGTTGTGGCTGCTTCGAGCGATCGCGCTTCGAGCATCACCGCCAACCAGCGTCTCGACGTGGCCTTGAGCCCTCTGTTGCGTCTGCAGGAATCCTATCCGGACCTGAAGGGCAACGAGCAGTTCATCCGTCTGGAGGATGAGTTGGCAGGAACGGAAAACCGTATCGCCGTCGCTCGCCGCCGTTACAACATGGATCTCCAGAACTACAACACCTACGTTCAGGAGATCCCGAACAGCATCTGGGCTGGCTCGAAGTTCCCGGTCAAGGACCAGTACTTCAAAGGCAATCCGCAGAACAACGTAGCGCCTTCCGTGAACTTCGACAAGTAA
- a CDS encoding DUF4142 domain-containing protein produces the protein MICTLTLSAVTILGTVAAHAQTPDDDKKFLATAAQADVNEIKISELAETKAMNPAVKKFAERMITDHKMLEAKMKPFADSWGLQAPPDLDEDHKDVYAKLSGLSGKDFDKEYMDAMVKDHTQALDLFTDEVKDTKDAKFKAAVIKGKSVVAAHKNMAYDLDKKL, from the coding sequence ATGATTTGCACCCTGACTTTGAGCGCCGTCACCATTCTGGGCACAGTTGCCGCTCACGCGCAGACCCCGGACGATGATAAGAAGTTCCTCGCCACGGCAGCGCAAGCCGATGTTAACGAGATCAAGATCAGCGAACTGGCAGAAACCAAGGCCATGAACCCTGCCGTGAAGAAGTTCGCCGAGCGAATGATTACGGACCACAAGATGCTCGAAGCCAAGATGAAGCCGTTTGCAGACTCCTGGGGCCTGCAGGCTCCTCCTGATCTCGACGAAGATCACAAGGATGTCTATGCCAAGCTGAGCGGCCTGAGCGGCAAGGACTTCGACAAGGAGTACATGGACGCCATGGTGAAGGACCACACTCAGGCGCTCGATCTCTTTACCGACGAGGTAAAGGATACGAAGGATGCCAAGTTCAAGGCTGCCGTGATCAAGGGCAAATCCGTCGTCGCCGCGCACAAGAATATGGCCTATGACCTCGACAAGAAGTTGTAA